One part of the Microbulbifer sp. THAF38 genome encodes these proteins:
- a CDS encoding type I restriction-modification system subunit M, with amino-acid sequence MNKQQLAAKIWESANQMRSKIEANEYKDYILGFIFYKYLSDQLLQFVTTQGMTSEEIKTLSEDDAETVAFIQSNLGYFICYNNLFSTWVDPKSDFDESNVRDALSAFSRLIHPNHKKLFEGIFTTLETGLSKLGESAGKRTKAISDLLHLIKSIPMNGKQGYDVLGYIYEYLIEKFAANAGKKAGEFYTPHEVSVLMSHIIAHELKHKDTIEIYDPTSGSGSLLINIGEAVERHAKNKDSITYYAQELKANTYNLTRMNLIMRGIKASNIKTRNGDTLEDDWPYFDESDPQGSYQALYVDAVVSNPPYSQKWDPNHKENDPRYSRFGLAPKTKADFAFLLHDLYHLKPDGIMTIVLPHGVLFRGGEEGEIRKQLIENNHIDAIIGLPSNIFFGTGIPTVILVLKQKRTNGDVLIVDASKHFVKEGKNNKLQASDIKRIVDAVINREDHHKFSEVVEKQVLRDNGYNLNIPRYVDSSAAPESWDLHATMLGGIPNREISNLEEFWQALPQLRSALFVSKSEAYSELAIAKEAVNATISQHPQVESFVATYNQAFEGHDDSLNTTLIKNWQTVTRNQQESELSSDLFKRLAPVPLIDKYQAYQYLSNQWQVISADLEMMQTEGFAATKQVDPNMVIKKKNGKDVEVQDGWKGHILPFELVQQTYLSEDLQALESQETKLTEVISQIEEIIESFTEEEKDSPILNDKNDAFVKSELTKAIKEIYADVDSEEIQTLNEYVALLDDKAKKPEKLIFIEAHVEVDWHKIEANKDGTYGKAKVNAYLQVLRAGFEFDPETYEGKIVNADKLLSEQTELKTDIKAKANALHLETKATIEGLTDEQVKEILHLKWIAPLSRELAAMPNNVITQLTTKVQALGDKYAVTYSQVAKEIVSVEKELSGMTGELTGNEFDMQGLAELTNLLKGE; translated from the coding sequence TTGAACAAGCAACAACTCGCCGCCAAAATCTGGGAATCAGCTAACCAGATGCGCTCCAAAATTGAAGCGAATGAATATAAAGACTACATACTTGGCTTTATCTTTTACAAATACCTAAGCGATCAACTTTTACAGTTCGTAACCACTCAAGGCATGACAAGCGAAGAAATCAAAACTTTGAGTGAAGACGATGCTGAAACCGTTGCTTTTATCCAAAGCAACCTTGGCTATTTTATTTGCTATAACAATCTTTTTTCTACTTGGGTTGACCCTAAATCTGACTTTGATGAGTCAAATGTGCGCGATGCATTATCAGCATTTAGCCGTTTGATTCACCCCAATCACAAGAAATTGTTTGAAGGTATTTTTACCACGTTAGAAACAGGATTGAGTAAGCTTGGTGAAAGTGCAGGGAAACGTACCAAAGCCATCAGCGACTTACTGCACCTCATTAAGAGTATCCCCATGAATGGCAAGCAAGGCTATGACGTATTGGGTTACATATACGAATACTTGATTGAAAAATTTGCTGCAAATGCTGGTAAAAAAGCTGGAGAGTTTTACACCCCGCACGAAGTGTCGGTACTTATGTCCCATATCATCGCGCATGAGCTAAAACACAAAGACACTATTGAAATTTATGACCCCACATCAGGCTCTGGCTCCTTGTTGATTAATATCGGTGAAGCAGTCGAAAGACATGCGAAAAATAAAGATAGTATTACCTATTACGCTCAAGAACTAAAAGCCAATACCTACAACCTGACCCGTATGAACCTTATCATGCGTGGCATAAAGGCCAGTAACATCAAAACTCGCAACGGTGATACGTTGGAAGACGATTGGCCGTATTTTGATGAAAGCGATCCACAGGGTTCGTACCAAGCGTTATATGTTGATGCTGTGGTATCAAATCCGCCTTACTCGCAAAAATGGGATCCCAACCATAAAGAAAATGATCCGCGTTATTCTCGTTTTGGCTTAGCCCCAAAAACCAAAGCCGATTTTGCATTTTTGCTGCATGATCTTTACCACTTAAAACCCGATGGGATCATGACCATTGTATTGCCACATGGTGTATTGTTCCGTGGTGGTGAGGAAGGGGAAATTCGTAAACAGCTCATCGAGAATAACCATATTGATGCGATTATCGGTTTGCCAAGCAATATCTTTTTTGGCACCGGCATTCCCACTGTAATTTTGGTGCTCAAACAAAAACGTACCAATGGCGATGTGCTGATCGTTGATGCCTCCAAGCATTTCGTAAAAGAGGGAAAAAATAACAAGCTGCAAGCCAGTGATATCAAACGCATCGTCGATGCTGTAATCAATCGAGAGGATCACCATAAGTTCTCGGAGGTCGTGGAAAAACAAGTCCTCCGTGATAACGGCTATAACCTTAATATTCCGCGCTATGTAGATTCTTCGGCAGCGCCTGAAAGCTGGGACTTACACGCCACTATGCTAGGCGGTATACCCAACAGAGAAATATCAAACCTTGAAGAGTTTTGGCAAGCTTTACCGCAATTACGCAGCGCTTTATTTGTTTCTAAGTCAGAGGCTTATAGCGAACTTGCTATCGCGAAAGAAGCAGTTAACGCCACGATTAGCCAGCATCCGCAAGTGGAATCGTTCGTAGCTACATATAACCAAGCCTTTGAAGGCCATGATGACAGTTTAAACACAACCCTGATAAAAAACTGGCAAACGGTTACCCGAAACCAGCAGGAAAGCGAGTTAAGTTCTGATCTATTTAAGCGACTTGCGCCTGTTCCACTAATCGATAAATACCAAGCCTACCAATATCTAAGCAACCAATGGCAAGTCATTAGTGCCGACTTGGAAATGATGCAAACCGAAGGCTTTGCTGCGACCAAACAAGTTGATCCCAACATGGTCATAAAGAAAAAAAATGGCAAAGATGTAGAAGTTCAAGACGGCTGGAAAGGCCATATATTGCCATTTGAATTAGTGCAGCAAACTTACCTAAGCGAAGACTTACAGGCGTTAGAAAGCCAAGAAACAAAGTTAACGGAAGTGATCTCTCAAATTGAAGAGATAATTGAGTCATTTACCGAAGAAGAAAAAGACTCGCCCATACTTAATGACAAAAATGACGCCTTCGTTAAATCTGAATTAACCAAAGCAATTAAAGAGATATACGCTGATGTTGATTCAGAAGAAATTCAAACGCTCAATGAATATGTCGCCTTGCTTGATGATAAAGCCAAAAAGCCTGAAAAGCTGATCTTTATCGAAGCTCATGTGGAAGTCGACTGGCATAAAATTGAAGCCAATAAAGATGGCACCTATGGAAAAGCCAAGGTTAACGCTTATCTACAAGTACTAAGAGCAGGGTTTGAATTCGATCCTGAAACGTATGAAGGAAAAATCGTAAACGCAGATAAGTTGTTATCTGAACAAACTGAGCTTAAGACGGATATTAAGGCGAAAGCGAATGCGTTACACCTAGAAACCAAAGCCACCATAGAAGGTTTAACGGACGAGCAAGTAAAAGAGATACTGCACCTAAAATGGATAGCGCCATTAAGTCGCGAACTTGCCGCCATGCCGAACAACGTCATTACACAGCTCACCACTAAAGTACAAGCCTTAGGAGATAAATACGCTGTGACCTATTCTCAGGTAGCTAAAGAAATTGTTAGTGTTGAAAAAGAGTTGTCAGGCATGACGGGCGAACTTACCGGCAATGAGTTTGATATGCAGGGACTGGCCGAGCTAACAAACCTGTTGAAGGGCGAATAA
- a CDS encoding restriction endonuclease gives MIPDYQTLMTPVLQCSEAGEVRIRNVVDMLAGEFKLTYEEREELLPSGKQAIFANRVHWAKTYLLKAGLVEATRRGYFVITQRGKEALINTSATIDNTYLKQFDEFRAFQGLSNDNKATVEQDQDLAKTTPDEELRIAYKKINTALQTDILQRVRTVTPAFFEELIVELLLAMGYGGAVEDAGRALGRSGDNGVDGVIDQDPLGVDQIYVQAKRYAEGNNVGASDIRDFFGALNLKKAQKGIFITTSTFSPSAAQTAKDLGSRIVLIDGVELAKLMLRYNIGCRNEDVLYLKKIDEDFFES, from the coding sequence GTGATACCTGATTATCAAACATTAATGACGCCGGTACTCCAATGCTCTGAAGCGGGAGAAGTCCGTATTCGTAACGTAGTGGACATGCTAGCAGGCGAATTCAAGCTGACTTACGAGGAGAGGGAAGAGCTTTTACCCAGTGGAAAACAGGCCATTTTTGCGAATAGAGTTCATTGGGCAAAAACGTATCTTCTGAAAGCTGGGCTTGTTGAAGCTACACGACGAGGATACTTCGTCATAACTCAACGAGGCAAAGAAGCTCTTATAAATACCTCGGCGACAATTGATAACACCTACCTGAAGCAATTCGATGAATTCAGAGCTTTTCAGGGGCTGTCGAACGACAACAAAGCTACCGTTGAACAAGACCAAGATTTGGCCAAAACCACTCCTGATGAAGAACTGAGAATAGCCTACAAAAAAATCAATACAGCACTTCAAACAGATATTTTGCAAAGAGTACGAACAGTAACACCTGCATTCTTTGAAGAACTGATCGTGGAATTGCTATTGGCAATGGGGTACGGCGGTGCAGTAGAAGATGCTGGGCGTGCTTTAGGTCGTTCCGGTGATAATGGTGTGGACGGAGTAATTGATCAAGATCCGCTTGGTGTTGATCAAATTTATGTACAGGCAAAACGCTACGCGGAAGGTAATAACGTAGGTGCGAGTGATATACGTGACTTTTTCGGAGCACTAAACCTTAAAAAGGCGCAAAAAGGTATCTTTATTACCACTTCAACATTTAGTCCTTCGGCAGCACAAACGGCAAAAGATTTAGGCAGTCGAATCGTGTTAATAGATGGCGTGGAGTTAGCCAAGTTAATGCTTAGATATAACATCGGTTGTCGAAACGAAGATGTTTTGTATCTAAAGAAAATCGATGAAGATTTCTTTGAGTCTTAA
- a CDS encoding helix-turn-helix domain-containing protein, translating into MNDQILTLKEVAAYLKLAEKTAYKLAAAGKLPGFKVGGSWRFKREDIDQWIEEQKNASQD; encoded by the coding sequence ATGAATGATCAAATATTGACCTTAAAAGAGGTCGCGGCGTACTTAAAACTCGCCGAAAAAACAGCCTATAAGCTGGCCGCAGCAGGCAAATTGCCGGGCTTCAAGGTCGGGGGGAGCTGGCGCTTCAAGCGTGAAGATATTGACCAGTGGATCGAAGAACAAAAGAATGCGAGCCAAGACTGA
- a CDS encoding restriction endonuclease, whose amino-acid sequence MKHRDGSMGAPAIRGFIGALREGDSGLFVSTGGFTREARYEADRSTFPLTLVDLDDLADLIVNHYESFVLEGRALMPLVRIYWSVD is encoded by the coding sequence GTGAAACATCGCGATGGCTCCATGGGTGCCCCCGCCATACGCGGCTTTATCGGCGCCCTGCGGGAAGGAGATTCCGGCCTATTCGTCAGCACCGGCGGTTTCACCCGCGAAGCCCGCTACGAAGCCGACCGCTCCACCTTTCCCCTCACTCTGGTAGACCTTGATGACCTGGCCGATTTAATCGTCAACCACTATGAAAGCTTCGTTTTGGAAGGCCGGGCACTAATGCCGCTGGTGCGAATTTATTGGTCGGTGGATTAG
- the csrA gene encoding carbon storage regulator CsrA has translation MLILKRRAGENLRIGANVSVTILEVKGNQVRIGINAPKSLPVHREEIYRRIQKEQDMINED, from the coding sequence ATGTTGATTTTAAAACGCCGGGCCGGAGAGAATCTTAGGATTGGAGCCAATGTCTCAGTCACCATATTGGAGGTTAAAGGTAATCAAGTGAGGATAGGAATAAACGCTCCCAAGTCTTTACCTGTTCACCGAGAGGAGATTTATAGACGTATTCAAAAGGAACAAGACATGATCAATGAGGATTGA
- a CDS encoding DUF4166 domain-containing protein, protein MKNAVLDWFGPDFGKLNPLLQKLHRKGARLNGEVDIRFGSGVAGWIGRRVARKLGVPAKAGKVPFSVEIHHSAKTLIWSRTFADSHTVTSEFHPVKTYQQGGYWVESTGPIKIQLGVSTEGGNWQWLQRSVSIFRLPIPTILRPKVSAGKAIVNGLYQFEVKISLPVLGFLFGYSGTLKEDVEETIG, encoded by the coding sequence ATGAAAAATGCGGTGCTCGATTGGTTTGGACCGGATTTCGGCAAGCTGAATCCACTTTTGCAAAAGCTGCATAGAAAGGGGGCTAGGCTCAATGGTGAGGTGGATATCCGCTTTGGTTCTGGTGTTGCCGGCTGGATTGGTCGACGAGTGGCTCGCAAATTGGGGGTCCCCGCAAAGGCTGGCAAGGTGCCTTTCTCTGTGGAAATCCACCATTCCGCCAAAACACTGATCTGGTCCCGCACCTTTGCCGACAGCCATACCGTTACCTCAGAATTTCACCCAGTAAAAACTTATCAACAAGGTGGTTACTGGGTTGAGTCCACTGGACCAATCAAAATACAGCTTGGGGTTTCCACTGAGGGTGGCAACTGGCAATGGTTGCAACGTTCTGTGTCAATTTTTCGACTCCCAATTCCAACAATATTACGGCCAAAGGTTTCTGCTGGAAAAGCAATTGTGAATGGGCTCTACCAGTTTGAGGTGAAAATCTCCTTACCGGTGCTGGGTTTTCTCTTCGGTTACTCAGGCACGCTAAAGGAAGATGTTGAAGAAACGATCGGGTAG